The sequence below is a genomic window from Phoenix dactylifera cultivar Barhee BC4 chromosome 8, palm_55x_up_171113_PBpolish2nd_filt_p, whole genome shotgun sequence.
TGCTGCTGTTGAAGTCTCCTATGCTCTTCTCTTGGGTCTCCAAGTCCAGGCCTCTCCTTTCCCTCTCCAGCCTCGGTAATTTCCTTTAAATTTCCTCCGTTTTGCTTCTTCTTGATCGGGGATTTtatgaaaactctttctccactcgTCCCAAACCgtcctctttttcctttttcttttgcttgatTTAGAATTTGTGGTATAATCCTGAAATTTTCCCCTTTTTTCGCTGCAAATTGCTGctagaatatattttttaatacttTATCATCTCTTCTACTTTCTTTATAATTCGCTGATAGACTACGTATGTATGAAATTTCAGTGTCCTTTGTTTTTTATTTGCTAATTATTGTGTAATCTATTATTTTGCTTCAGAAAACAAACTGCTTATCGACCATGGTTATCTACTTAAATGGACATCTTCTCTATTTCCAAGTTACGCATCATATAAACAAGATGAATTGGGAAGGAAAAGTGTCAGGTCTGAAGGAGTATCTGGTCGCTTTCAGAATATTCTTTCTAATGGATATATTCCCTGCAAATATTTCTATGCACAAAGTTCTTCGGGCACCTATGCGCAATCTAGATCATGTTATACGAATTCATTCTCACAAATTGAGAGCAATTCACTTCTTAATGCTGATCGCGCAGCATCTGACAATGATTCGATCACTAAATATGCTGCCACGATACAAGAAATTCTGAAGTCCCATGAAAGCACAAGTGAGCTAGAGTCAGCCCTCAATCGGTTTGTGCCTTCACTCGGTGAGGACTTAGTTGTGCAGGTCCTTCGGAGGCATCGGTCCGATTGGAAGCTTGcattatctttttttaattgGGCATCCACCCAACAAGGTTATGCTTATGGATCAAGGGCTTTGAATGAGATGCTTGATATTCTTGGTAGGATGAAACAGATCAAGCTAATGAGGCAAATGTTCGATGAAATTCCCAAAGAGAGAGGCACGTCCATCATCAATGAGAAAACTTTTTCAATTCTGCTAAATAGATATGCAGGTGCTCATAAGGTACAAGAAGCTATCGATATGTTTTATAAGAGGAAAGATTATGGCTTTGAGCTTGACATGGTTGCTTTCCAGACTCTTTTGATgtctctctgcagatacaaacATGTTGAAGAGGCTGAAGCTCTCTTTCTTAAGAAGCAAAATGAGTTCCCTCCTGTTATAAGGAGCAGAAACATTATTCTTAATGGCTGGTGTGTGTTGGGAAGCTTACGTGATGCTAAAAGGTTTTGGAATGACATAATCTCTTCCAAGTGCCAACCGGATGTGGTCACATATGGTATTTTCATTAATTCCTTGGCCAAGGCTGGGAAGCTAGGTTCTGCAGTGAAACTGTTCACTTCTATGCAGGAGAAAGGGTCTCAGCCAGATGTGACGATCTGTAATTGCATTATTGATGCATTGTGCTTTAAGAAGAGAATTCCG
It includes:
- the LOC103702528 gene encoding putative pentatricopeptide repeat-containing protein At3g15200 encodes the protein MRSFGNWPCPSEGRRGGTRRINPIPRFPSLPLLLLLKSPMLFSWVSKSRPLLSLSSLENKLLIDHGYLLKWTSSLFPSYASYKQDELGRKSVRSEGVSGRFQNILSNGYIPCKYFYAQSSSGTYAQSRSCYTNSFSQIESNSLLNADRAASDNDSITKYAATIQEILKSHESTSELESALNRFVPSLGEDLVVQVLRRHRSDWKLALSFFNWASTQQGYAYGSRALNEMLDILGRMKQIKLMRQMFDEIPKERGTSIINEKTFSILLNRYAGAHKVQEAIDMFYKRKDYGFELDMVAFQTLLMSLCRYKHVEEAEALFLKKQNEFPPVIRSRNIILNGWCVLGSLRDAKRFWNDIISSKCQPDVVTYGIFINSLAKAGKLGSAVKLFTSMQEKGSQPDVTICNCIIDALCFKKRIPEALEIFGEMGEPGCLPDVATYNSLIKHLCKIRRMEKVYELLDEMEQKGCLPNTRTYSYILKMTKKPEEVTDLLYRMERTGCKIDGDTYNLILNLYVQWKYQSGIRYLWAEMERSGLGPDQRSYTIMIHGLHRQGKLDEALQFYSKMRSKGMIPEPRTRILIKAIFLKREKGSDTSHDSSSTV